The Cynocephalus volans isolate mCynVol1 chromosome 17, mCynVol1.pri, whole genome shotgun sequence genomic interval ctctcagcagtggtttgtagttctcattatagagatttttcacctccttggttaactcaattcctaagtattttatttttttggtggctattgtaaatgggcaggctttcttgatttctccttctgcatgttcactattggagaaaataaatgctactgatttttgtgtgttgattttgtatcctgctactgtgctaaaatcatttatcaattccaacagtttttttgtagaggttttaggctgttcgatatataggatcatgtcatctgcaaacagggacagtttgacttcatcttttccaatctggatgccctttatttccttctgaattttgtatatttatacatttattcagaTTGTGATTTGTACTGAACTTAATTTGtaataaagatttatttcatagcaagagagagaatgaagtattaaatgaataatacaagtatacttcaaaaacttcatggagagatttgtattatctttcaattctatttctccacaaactttttaaactaCCCTTGTATTTACAACAAttggaatatttgaaaaaaatgagcCTAGGTTTCTGTCTATCCTACAAATAGAAATAAACCCAGATGGATGactaatataaaagtaaaaaattgtgAACTATTAAATAAGTACCAGTCAAAATTAAAGGAGCATAGTTTTATGATCTCAGGATGGAAACAGTATTTCAAGCAAGAAGTGAGATGTAGAAGCAAGAAGTggtccaacagagggagggaccaTTCCTAGGGccacaaattggagtggaggggtgaggggaagggagagggaggttgggggataattgggaggggacacagggtacagaagtaatttctggtaatgggtatgcccccagcatgaatctggcccACACATCGTGAGCAGGAGGCGGGACGGTTAGCTTTGTCTCTCATGCatattcttaataataataaaaaaagaaatactgtagtAAAAAGTTTGGAAATTACACCCAAAGAGACCATAAGTAGAGtaaaatataagttaaaatattaacaatttgactcaaagaaaatatatacaacacagttaccaaagaaaacatttgataGGATGTGAAAGCTCATTGGCTATCAAAAATTCAAATTAGACTTAAATACAATTTTCACTTAGattggcagtgatttttttttttttttttttccaactgaattagtctttttttattcttttggtaatcTCTTCCAGAGTTAACTATTTCCATTGTAGGTGATGAAATGTATAAGGCTCCACTTCAAATGTTGGCACTGCCATGAGCACGGTCTTTCCCTTTACTGCAACTGAGAATTAAAACTTTTGATTCTTGTTTGTTATATTCCAGTCCCAGAAGTAGCTTTCACTGTAGAAGTTATCTGAAGACAGTCTTATGCTTTTTAGCAGTGGATTTagtttaaatatgtattaaactAAGGAGCATTCTCTCAAGTGAGTTTAAATGCACTTTATTTTTAGACAACCTACAtgacatgtttttttcttaaaaacaatgcCTCCACTCCAAATAAATCATggtcaaaataaatgaagagctCAAGATGGCATCAGTCCCATTTGTCTTAAGTCCTGGTGTTGTGTGGATGACAAGCAGCAGCCAGTTATGACGACAGGTGATAGATCCAAAGTAATTGCCAAATGtgttaacatttttccatttctaaaccatccttaaagaaaatcatatatGGGGTCACACCATCCTCACGGTAGTCCAGCAGAGCAACCATGCCATCTGGATTCATGTTTTCACCAATAAAGAATTGGTAGTTTTTGAAATTAGCAAGGATGTGCTTGATTTGTTCTGCAGCCCCTGTCATAAAAGGTTTTACTCTTTCTGGCCTCTGTTCTTCAAGTTTCCCTTTGATTGATTTCATGTAATCTTTGATGTACTTCTTGTAGGCTTCTTTCGTGAAGCTAGTTTCCTGCAAGTGATGGTTCATGACAATATCAACACCAGTGATTACTGTGCTTTCAGTACCTTCGCCCTCGGGCCCTTCAGCGGAGGCATTTCCACCAATGAGCGAGTCATCAATGTTACCCTCTGTCCTACTGACCATCTTCCCCTCCACTTTCAGGCACAGCCCGTCCGCGCTCTCCCGGATCTTGTAAATGTCGGAGAACATCTCATCATGGCTGATGAGGTCCCGGTAGATGATCATGATGGCGGCCGGAGGGAGACAACGGCGGCGCTAGCTTGGCAGGAGCCCGGAGCTCGGAGCTCGGAGCGAGCGCGCTGGAGCCGGAGCAGCgctcggggggaggggggagcgggCGGAAAAGCGGCAGTGATTTTTTGGacagtatttaaagagaaatagaCCCTCACATATACTGGTGGTAAGAGGGTAAATCATTATAGGCCTTTTGGTAGTCTCTATCAGAATTGAAACTGCATCCTTTTATCCAACAGTTCTGCTTATAGAAATCTTTATCCTTTAGAAATAGTCATATATGTGTCACTCAAAGGTATGGACACACATTTTTGTTGTAGATTGCTTATAAtaccaaaccaaaccaaccaaccaaccaaaacaACCCACAGAGGGGGCAACTAGATATGTACACATGGGTGAATTGTTAAACAATTAATAGTGCATTCTTATTCATTATCATGCAGTCTCTAAAGAAATGATGGCTAATGTCAGCCGACATCTATTAGCAAGCAATATTTATCTGACACTGAATGAGGTGCTTTGCACCtactttaccattttattttatccaatcCTAAGACACAGgcgctattattattcccattttatagattaaaaaaattagagtttagcaaagttaaataactttccaGATCCCACAGttagtaaatggtagagctgggatttgaattcaggcagTCTGATGGCGGAGCTGGAGCTTTTTATTACTAAGCTATGTTATCACTATCACACTAttgtctgtgatattttgttatgtaaAACAAGCAGGTTGcagaacaatatatatatataccataattttatttttataaagaaaattctcttttatATGTTGTGTTTGTTGTGGTGTGCGTGTTTGTCTTCTGAGGTGAGATTGGAGGGATGCTGTGAGGATTAACTTtcatatttaactttatattatgtatattttattttattgacaaaataaaaatttcatatatttttggtataaacatgatgttttgaagtatgtatacattgtggaatggctataTTGacccaaataatttatgtattacctcacatacttattttttgtggtgagattatactgtttgcatttaaaaaataatggacaCTTGATtctttgtattaattttataattaaaaaggtgAAAGTCCCTACAATCTCACTCCTTAGAGAGCTAGCATTGTgtgcatatttaaattttttttctctttgtaaaccTATATTCATACTATATACGGAATTGGGATCACACTctcatatacatttttctcttcgCAGATCGTTACAATGGatattattgtgtgtgtgtttctgtgtgattgtgtgtgtgtgtatgagaggtattcaaaaagttcatgaaaatgtccgtattatcttttaataacattttcccatgaacttttctgaagtaccctcattatatacttgtgtgtgtgtgtgtgtgtatgtatatatgaatatgtgtgtgtgtacatgtatatacacttCAGAAAGTGAGATTTTGGCAAGCCCCTCTACAAGTAGTTAGTATTACTGCTCACATAACAGTTCGGAGAAATGACACATCAGTTAGTAGTTGGGAAGGACCAGGAGGGAGTGGGAGACTTTCCAAGCCTTTTAAATCGCACTTTCCACCTTAGGAGGTGTTTATTCCCTTCTTCAATAGGCAGAAAATATCGACTATTTCTGTACTTCTCAACTTTCTCCattgaaattttctctttgtggACATTTGTCATCTCAGGTCGGTTTTCCTTTCCTTGCTTACCGATCACTTAAGCAGGTTCCTTCTCTTAGCCACTGACCCACATGAAACCAGAGAGTAGAAACTGGAAGCACAGAATGCACTTTCCAAATTGGATAAAAATGCTGGTGGAAAGCTATCGTCATCCACACACTTGCTTCCCCGAATGAACAAGGACAGCTGGGAAAGGactaaactagaaaaaaattagctaacatttattggacaGAGTCTGTGCTtagcatttttctcatttaatcttgaaGTAACACTATGATATTAGTAGAATTTTTGTTccccttttatagaaaaaaggAGACTGAAATTtagagtcacacagctggtaagtggtatCTAAGACTCAAACCCAGGCACAGCGTACTCTGAATGACATGTTTTTCTGGGAAGT includes:
- the LOC134365860 gene encoding translationally-controlled tumor protein-like gives rise to the protein MIIYRDLISHDEMFSDIYKIRESADGLCLKVEGKMVSRTEGNIDDSLIGGNASAEGPEGEGTESTVITGVDIVMNHHLQETSFTKEAYKKYIKDYMKSIKGKLEEQRPERVKPFMTGAAEQIKHILANFKNYQFFIGENMNPDGMVALLDYREDGVTPYMIFFKDGLEMEKC